From Hymenobacter sedentarius, a single genomic window includes:
- a CDS encoding OstA-like protein, whose translation MAFPRYFFLLLALLPLLGQAQRPTLPRDTPVPTIRPKAILPAAPGQRPPGKKVAGKGAPIKLLTAGALVGGDFNGIKIRKLLGNVSFQQEDTFLYCDSAYQYLDRNQVEAFSNVRVLQSDTMTITGDKGFFDGDKRTARMTGNVVMRDPRITLTTPSLDYDLNRKTASYTETGHLTDPQNTLDSQQGFYDTNSKVFVFKRGVHLVTPDSELNNDTLRYNTVSKIAYFEGPTRIKGKSGNLYAEGGNYNTLTRVSNFKRNAKIDTPNYLLGGDQLIYDEARLYGVARGHVTLISKKDNLTLRGDVGRYWRGLGRTKLYGGRPVVRNISEKDTLYLAADTLISMEARPGQTTTRTVLYAYPKVKIFRGNLQGICDSLTYDRQDSIIYLNRNPVLWQAKNQLTADSMQIRSKRGRVDEMRLYANAFAVSQDTLLNFNQTKGRNMMAYFRDNKLRRIDVLGNAESIFYALDNDTATTGMNRVLSANMRMLFLDSKLNKITVLSNPEAKFIPPHELKPDDERLKGYSWHAKERPTRRQVLGKQFDDRPKKRKATKKKTSATTRRTATAPATLKKTTPKTTAPKPSPTPKAVAKPTKPAAAVSPPKQPATTPTPRR comes from the coding sequence ATGGCTTTCCCCCGCTACTTTTTTCTTCTCCTGGCGCTGCTGCCGCTGCTGGGGCAGGCCCAACGCCCGACCCTGCCGCGGGATACGCCAGTGCCCACCATCCGGCCCAAGGCCATCCTGCCGGCCGCGCCCGGCCAGCGCCCGCCGGGTAAGAAAGTGGCGGGCAAAGGCGCCCCGATTAAGCTGCTCACCGCTGGCGCACTGGTGGGGGGCGACTTCAACGGCATAAAAATTCGCAAGCTGCTCGGCAACGTCAGCTTCCAGCAGGAAGACACCTTTCTGTACTGCGACTCGGCCTACCAATACCTCGACCGCAACCAGGTCGAAGCTTTCAGCAACGTGCGGGTGCTGCAGAGCGACACCATGACTATTACCGGCGACAAGGGCTTTTTTGACGGCGACAAGCGCACCGCCCGTATGACCGGCAACGTGGTGATGCGCGACCCGCGCATCACCCTGACCACGCCCAGCCTGGACTACGACCTGAACCGCAAAACGGCCTCGTACACCGAAACCGGCCACCTCACCGACCCACAAAATACCCTCGACAGCCAGCAGGGTTTCTACGATACCAACTCGAAAGTCTTCGTCTTCAAGCGCGGCGTGCACCTCGTCACGCCCGATTCTGAGCTGAACAACGACACGCTGCGCTACAATACCGTTTCCAAAATTGCCTACTTCGAAGGCCCCACGCGCATCAAAGGCAAGAGCGGAAACCTATATGCTGAGGGCGGCAACTACAATACCCTTACGCGGGTATCCAACTTCAAGCGAAACGCCAAAATCGACACGCCCAACTACCTGCTCGGGGGCGACCAACTGATATACGACGAAGCGCGGCTCTACGGCGTGGCCCGCGGTCACGTGACCCTGATTTCGAAAAAAGACAACCTCACCCTGCGCGGCGACGTGGGCCGGTACTGGCGCGGCCTGGGCCGCACCAAACTCTACGGCGGCCGGCCGGTGGTGCGCAACATCAGCGAAAAGGATACGCTGTACCTGGCCGCCGACACGCTGATAAGCATGGAGGCCCGCCCCGGCCAAACCACCACCCGCACGGTACTGTATGCCTACCCGAAGGTGAAGATTTTCCGGGGCAACCTGCAGGGTATCTGCGACTCGCTGACCTACGACCGGCAGGACAGCATCATCTACCTCAACCGCAACCCGGTGCTGTGGCAGGCCAAAAACCAGCTCACCGCCGACTCGATGCAAATCCGCTCAAAGCGCGGTCGGGTAGATGAGATGCGCCTCTACGCCAATGCCTTCGCCGTGAGCCAGGATACCCTGCTCAACTTCAACCAAACCAAGGGCCGCAACATGATGGCCTACTTCCGCGACAATAAGCTCCGGCGCATCGACGTGCTCGGCAACGCGGAAAGCATTTTTTATGCCCTGGACAATGACACCGCCACCACGGGCATGAACCGGGTGCTGTCGGCCAACATGCGAATGTTGTTTCTGGACAGCAAGCTGAATAAAATAACGGTGCTGTCGAACCCCGAGGCCAAGTTCATTCCGCCCCACGAGCTCAAGCCCGACGACGAACGGCTCAAGGGGTATAGCTGGCACGCCAAGGAACGGCCGACGCGCCGCCAGGTGTTGGGCAAGCAGTTCGACGACCGGCCCAAGAAGCGCAAAGCCACCAAGAAAAAGACCAGTGCGACCACCCGACGCACTGCCACGGCGCCAGCCACCCTGAAAAAAACGACTCCCAAAACCACGGCTCCCAAGCCATCTCCCACGCCCAAGGCCGTTGCCAAACCGACCAAGCCCGCAGCCGCTGTATCGCCTCCCAAGCAGCCAGCCACGACACCTACCCCGCGGCGCTAG
- a CDS encoding phosphopantothenoylcysteine decarboxylase, producing MHVLLTAGPTYEPLDPVRFLGNRSTGKMGYALAEAFAAQGAEVTLVSGPSSLPDPASPRIRTVRVETAAEMFAAASAVAATADVWVFAAAVADYRPAHVASEKIKKSGETLTLELVKNVDIAGTLGQSKRPEQFAVGFALETTNELAHAQDKLRRKQFDLIVLNSLRDAGAGFGHDTNKVTVLDAAGQIVNFELQSKADVARGLVSLILARLTPTP from the coding sequence ATGCACGTTCTTCTCACCGCTGGCCCAACCTACGAACCGCTCGACCCCGTCCGATTTCTGGGGAACCGCTCGACTGGAAAAATGGGCTACGCGTTGGCGGAGGCGTTTGCGGCGCAGGGCGCGGAGGTAACGCTGGTGAGCGGACCCAGCAGCCTGCCGGACCCGGCCAGCCCGCGCATTCGGACCGTGCGGGTAGAAACGGCGGCCGAGATGTTTGCGGCGGCTTCGGCCGTGGCTGCTACGGCAGATGTTTGGGTGTTTGCGGCGGCCGTGGCCGACTACCGGCCGGCGCACGTGGCGTCAGAAAAAATCAAGAAATCCGGCGAAACGCTCACGCTGGAGCTGGTGAAAAACGTGGATATTGCCGGCACGCTCGGCCAAAGCAAGCGGCCTGAACAATTTGCCGTGGGTTTTGCGTTGGAGACAACAAACGAGTTGGCCCACGCCCAGGACAAGTTGCGCCGCAAGCAGTTCGACCTCATTGTGCTGAATTCTTTGCGCGATGCCGGGGCGGGCTTTGGCCACGACACTAACAAGGTGACCGTGCTGGATGCCGCCGGCCAAATCGTTAATTTTGAGTTGCAGTCCAAAGCCGACGTGGCCCGCGGACTGGTAAGTCTGAT
- a CDS encoding DNA-directed RNA polymerase subunit omega: protein MKPNPNTPSSSIITRNVADITGDNGNVYEAIAVISKRANQLSVKLKEELNDRLAEFASTVDNLEEVFENREQIEVSKQYERMPKPTSLAIEEFLQGKIQYTTPEPEEIPVPRELF, encoded by the coding sequence ATGAAACCTAATCCCAACACCCCGTCGAGCTCCATCATTACGCGCAACGTGGCCGACATCACCGGCGACAACGGCAACGTGTACGAGGCCATCGCCGTGATTTCCAAGCGCGCCAACCAGCTGTCGGTGAAGCTGAAAGAGGAGCTGAACGACCGCCTGGCCGAGTTTGCTTCCACCGTCGACAACCTGGAGGAAGTATTCGAGAACCGCGAGCAAATTGAGGTTTCCAAGCAGTACGAGCGCATGCCCAAGCCCACCAGCCTGGCCATCGAGGAGTTCCTGCAAGGCAAAATCCAGTACACCACGCCCGAGCCGGAGGAGATTCCGGTGCCCCGCGAGCTGTTCTAA
- a CDS encoding outer membrane protein assembly factor BamD — protein sequence MPISRLTVLFLLVSTLILGSCVSSYQRLLKSTDVNKKYEAAVKYYDKGDFFRAGTLLEDLIPLLKGRPEAEKAQFYFANTNYKQHNYVLSSFYFKQFTDTYPNSEYSEEAAFLNAKSLFLDSPGYELDQTNTVSALESIQDFLNRFPESKFKAETENMAQELQKKLENKAFESAKLYFQLRYNQAAVVALTNFQQQYPASAYAEQAAFLRLSAQYAWAEESIESKQRERYLEAINFYQQFLDAYPKSKSLKAAQDMFDVSQAQIIKLKATPAAASN from the coding sequence ATGCCGATTTCTCGCCTCACGGTTCTCTTTCTGCTCGTTAGTACCCTCATTCTGGGATCCTGCGTTAGTAGCTACCAACGTCTGCTGAAAAGCACCGACGTCAATAAAAAGTACGAAGCTGCTGTCAAGTATTACGACAAAGGCGACTTCTTCCGGGCCGGAACCCTGCTTGAAGACCTGATTCCGCTACTGAAAGGCCGGCCCGAGGCCGAAAAAGCTCAGTTCTACTTTGCCAATACGAACTACAAGCAGCACAACTACGTACTGAGCTCCTTCTATTTCAAGCAGTTTACGGACACGTATCCCAACTCTGAGTATTCGGAGGAAGCCGCGTTTCTGAACGCCAAGTCGCTGTTTCTCGACTCGCCGGGCTACGAGTTGGACCAGACCAACACAGTGTCGGCGCTGGAATCCATCCAGGATTTTCTGAATCGTTTTCCCGAAAGCAAGTTCAAGGCAGAAACCGAGAACATGGCCCAGGAACTGCAGAAAAAGCTGGAAAACAAAGCATTTGAAAGCGCCAAGCTGTACTTTCAGCTGCGCTACAACCAAGCGGCCGTGGTGGCCCTCACCAACTTTCAGCAGCAATACCCCGCTTCGGCGTATGCCGAGCAAGCCGCCTTCCTGCGCCTGAGCGCTCAATATGCCTGGGCTGAGGAAAGCATCGAATCGAAGCAGCGTGAGCGGTATTTGGAAGCAATCAATTTCTATCAGCAATTCTTGGACGCTTACCCCAAGAGCAAAAGCCTAAAAGCTGCGCAAGACATGTTCGACGTCAGCCAGGCCCAGATTATCAAGCTGAAAGCTACGCCGGCTGCGGCATCCAACTAA
- a CDS encoding flavoprotein has protein sequence MPEALPTNPPLTALQGRRILLGVSASIAAYKAAVLTRLLVKAGAEVQVILTEAAAAFVTPLTLGTLSKKPVLTGFLRDAAAGEWHNHVELGLWADALVIAPASANTIGQLANGLCPNLLCAVCLSARCPVFLAPAMDVDMFAHPAVTQNLARLRSFGNHVFDSPSGELASGLSGPGRMLEPEEIVDELEQFFNDLQAS, from the coding sequence ATGCCAGAAGCTCTACCAACTAATCCACCGCTAACCGCTTTACAAGGCCGCCGCATTCTGCTGGGGGTCAGTGCCAGCATCGCCGCCTACAAGGCCGCGGTGCTCACGCGCCTGCTCGTGAAGGCCGGGGCCGAAGTACAGGTTATCCTCACGGAAGCAGCGGCTGCTTTTGTGACGCCCCTCACGCTAGGTACCCTCTCCAAGAAGCCCGTTCTGACGGGCTTTTTGCGTGATGCGGCCGCGGGTGAGTGGCACAACCACGTGGAGCTGGGCCTTTGGGCCGATGCCCTGGTGATAGCGCCGGCCAGTGCCAATACCATCGGCCAGCTGGCCAATGGTCTGTGTCCAAACCTGCTGTGTGCCGTGTGCCTCTCGGCCCGTTGCCCGGTGTTTCTGGCCCCGGCCATGGACGTGGACATGTTTGCCCACCCCGCCGTGACGCAGAACCTGGCGCGCCTGCGCTCCTTCGGCAACCACGTATTCGACTCGCCCAGCGGAGAGTTGGCCAGCGGACTTAGCGGCCCCGGCCGCATGCTGGAGCCCGAGGAGATAGTCGACGAGCTGGAGCAGTTTTTCAATGATTTGCAGGCTAGCTAG